A genomic window from Lotus japonicus ecotype B-129 chromosome 1, LjGifu_v1.2 includes:
- the LOC130737076 gene encoding uncharacterized protein LOC130737076 isoform X2: protein MAEESETKKTKELEDTNDVESQIQTAMSSRVPYFKEQSDSLTFEGVRRVLEKDLGLAEFALDVHKRFIKQCLIKCLEGVGEEDGPKMPGEEAAEKGASTRESVRPKEEGQSEDVKDLCPEDEEKMEDSPVLGLLKEQKGVKVETFEQEYNGKKIVLSEAQIKKAVRKRSSYIKSNAEEITMAGLRRLLEADLKLEPYTLDPFKKFISQQLDEVLASSEVLKPASNAKKIVKKKPATKVTKKASSEENSDTSDKVSDEEENEEDEVKPRKKIVPKGKTQTSLGPKKRKGEETNLSSKKKLKTAKAASEDNSDTEDNEKNSEDDEPHSSPEKLTKKEVPTPVYSKRVERLKSVIKECGMSVPPVIYKKVKQVPENKREGQLIKELEEILSREGLSSNPSEKEIKEVRRKKARAKELEGIDMSNIVSSSRRRSTTSYAAPPPPKPKIPVKASGDDNEGSGKDNDDEGNDNEVDEEDEEEEDSNDDDDGSESEEFNDDEEDSD, encoded by the exons ATGGCAGAAGAGAGTGAGACGAAGAAGACGAAGGAGCTAGAGGATACTAATGATGTCGAGTCCCAGATTCAAACCGCTATGAGCTCTCGCGTCCCTTACTTCAAGGAACAATCCGA TTCATTGACATTTGAGGGTGTTCGTCGAGTGCTCGAGAAGGATTTGGGGTTGGCGGAATTTGCTTTGGATGTGCATAAGAGATTTATCAAACAATGTTTGATCAAG TGCTTGGAAGGGGTCGGTGAGGAAGATGGCCCAAAGATGCCAGGGGAGGAGGCAGCGGAAAAAGGTGCAAGTACACGTGAGTCAGTAAGACCAAAAGAAGAAGGCCAGTCAGAAGATGTAAAGGATCTTTGCCCTGAAGATGAGGAGAAAATGGAAGACTCACCAGTATTAGGCCTTCTTAAAGAACAAAAGGGAGTTAAAGTTGAAACCTTCGAACAAGAATacaatggaaaaaaaatagttctGAGTGAGGCCCAAATTAAGAAAGCTGTTAGGAAAAGATCTTCATATATCAAGTCTAATGCAGA GGAAATTACTATGGCTGGTCTACGGAGACTATTGGAGGCAGATCTTAAACTTGAGCCATATACTCTTGATCCCTTTAAGAAGTTTATAAGTCAACAGCTTGATGAG GTATTAGCTTCTTCTGAAGTTCTTAAACCTGCGAGCAATGCAAAGAAAATTGTTAAGAAGAAACCTGCTACCAAAGTAACTAAAAAGGCCAGCAGTGAAGAGAACTCTGATACTTCTGACAAGGTGAGTGACGAGGAAGAGAATGAGGAAGATGAAGTCAAACCTAGAAAAAAGATTGTTCCAAAAGGCAAGACACAGACTTCTCTTGGACCCAAAAAGCGTAAAGGAGAGGAGACCAATCTATCCAGTAAGAAAAAGCTGAAGACTGCTAAAGCAGCCTCAGAAGACAATAGTGATACAGAAGATAATGAAAAAAACTCTGAAGATGATGAGCCCCATTCATCGCCTGAGAAACTTACCAAG AAAGAGGTTCCAACTCCTGTGTATAGTAAACGTGTGGAGCGCTTAAAATCTGTTATTAAAGAATGTGGAATGAG TGTTCCTCCAGTTATTTATAAAAAGGTCAAGCAGGTGCCTGAAAACAAACGGGAAGGGCAACTAATTAAAGAGTTGGAGGAAATACTGTCTAGAGAGGGGTTATCTTCAAATCCATCGGAAAAGG AAATCAAGGAAGTGAGAAGGAAGAAAGCAAGAGCCAAAGAGCTTGAGGGTATTGATATGAGTAATATTGTTTCAAGTTCACGCCGAAGGTCAACAACTAGTTATGCAGCTCCTCCACCACCAAAGCCCAAGATTCCAGTTAAAGCTAGTGGCGATGATAATGAGGGTAGTGGTAAGGATAACGATGATGAAGGAAATGATAAtgaagttgatgaagaagatgaagaagaggaggatagtaatgatgatgatgatgggagTGAGAGTGAAGAATTTAACGATG
- the LOC130737076 gene encoding uncharacterized protein LOC130737076 isoform X1, giving the protein MAEESETKKTKELEDTNDVESQIQTAMSSRVPYFKEQSDSLTFEGVRRVLEKDLGLAEFALDVHKRFIKQCLIKCLEGVGEEDGPKMPGEEAAEKGASTRESVRPKEEGQSEDVKDLCPEDEEKMEDSPVLGLLKEQKGVKVETFEQEYNGKKIVLSEAQIKKAVRKRSSYIKSNAEEITMAGLRRLLEADLKLEPYTLDPFKKFISQQLDEVLASSEVLKPASNAKKIVKKKPATKVTKKASSEENSDTSDKVSDEEENEEDEVKPRKKIVPKGKTQTSLGPKKRKGEETNLSSKKKLKTAKAASEDNSDTEDNEKNSEDDEPHSSPEKLTKKKEVPTPVYSKRVERLKSVIKECGMSVPPVIYKKVKQVPENKREGQLIKELEEILSREGLSSNPSEKEIKEVRRKKARAKELEGIDMSNIVSSSRRRSTTSYAAPPPPKPKIPVKASGDDNEGSGKDNDDEGNDNEVDEEDEEEEDSNDDDDGSESEEFNDDEEDSD; this is encoded by the exons ATGGCAGAAGAGAGTGAGACGAAGAAGACGAAGGAGCTAGAGGATACTAATGATGTCGAGTCCCAGATTCAAACCGCTATGAGCTCTCGCGTCCCTTACTTCAAGGAACAATCCGA TTCATTGACATTTGAGGGTGTTCGTCGAGTGCTCGAGAAGGATTTGGGGTTGGCGGAATTTGCTTTGGATGTGCATAAGAGATTTATCAAACAATGTTTGATCAAG TGCTTGGAAGGGGTCGGTGAGGAAGATGGCCCAAAGATGCCAGGGGAGGAGGCAGCGGAAAAAGGTGCAAGTACACGTGAGTCAGTAAGACCAAAAGAAGAAGGCCAGTCAGAAGATGTAAAGGATCTTTGCCCTGAAGATGAGGAGAAAATGGAAGACTCACCAGTATTAGGCCTTCTTAAAGAACAAAAGGGAGTTAAAGTTGAAACCTTCGAACAAGAATacaatggaaaaaaaatagttctGAGTGAGGCCCAAATTAAGAAAGCTGTTAGGAAAAGATCTTCATATATCAAGTCTAATGCAGA GGAAATTACTATGGCTGGTCTACGGAGACTATTGGAGGCAGATCTTAAACTTGAGCCATATACTCTTGATCCCTTTAAGAAGTTTATAAGTCAACAGCTTGATGAG GTATTAGCTTCTTCTGAAGTTCTTAAACCTGCGAGCAATGCAAAGAAAATTGTTAAGAAGAAACCTGCTACCAAAGTAACTAAAAAGGCCAGCAGTGAAGAGAACTCTGATACTTCTGACAAGGTGAGTGACGAGGAAGAGAATGAGGAAGATGAAGTCAAACCTAGAAAAAAGATTGTTCCAAAAGGCAAGACACAGACTTCTCTTGGACCCAAAAAGCGTAAAGGAGAGGAGACCAATCTATCCAGTAAGAAAAAGCTGAAGACTGCTAAAGCAGCCTCAGAAGACAATAGTGATACAGAAGATAATGAAAAAAACTCTGAAGATGATGAGCCCCATTCATCGCCTGAGAAACTTACCAAG AAGAAAGAGGTTCCAACTCCTGTGTATAGTAAACGTGTGGAGCGCTTAAAATCTGTTATTAAAGAATGTGGAATGAG TGTTCCTCCAGTTATTTATAAAAAGGTCAAGCAGGTGCCTGAAAACAAACGGGAAGGGCAACTAATTAAAGAGTTGGAGGAAATACTGTCTAGAGAGGGGTTATCTTCAAATCCATCGGAAAAGG AAATCAAGGAAGTGAGAAGGAAGAAAGCAAGAGCCAAAGAGCTTGAGGGTATTGATATGAGTAATATTGTTTCAAGTTCACGCCGAAGGTCAACAACTAGTTATGCAGCTCCTCCACCACCAAAGCCCAAGATTCCAGTTAAAGCTAGTGGCGATGATAATGAGGGTAGTGGTAAGGATAACGATGATGAAGGAAATGATAAtgaagttgatgaagaagatgaagaagaggaggatagtaatgatgatgatgatgggagTGAGAGTGAAGAATTTAACGATG